From the Microplitis mediator isolate UGA2020A chromosome 6, iyMicMedi2.1, whole genome shotgun sequence genome, one window contains:
- the LOC130670393 gene encoding cyclin-T-like yields MAQKWYFNKEELKNSPSSKDGISAEKELDHKQQAAYLITDLGKRLKLSEVCVHTAIVYMHRFFIHHSLAKFHRYEIATAAIFLAAKAEEEPQKSQAVISALHVCLNKYEVHQLDTTFAKNQEKVKALTSNEQLLLGTLGFKMGVSHPHHYNKKFCGEIKACKELCKIFLQMANYTLQMTSMCVKYKPAVVASFCIYFTIQSSQWKIPQVIDGNLWFWLLDTKVTFDLLIKMDREFKAVLDKMSPRIKNRVMGLFKNPSVKVTAVNRIATTPSSSDPEIVSGNPEVEKPRTRRKISYHEYRDRLMKKKSESDGSSTSSPPDVEVQDNSIGSTCQLVPSTEADLDHSRKHQNNYDMGSILCSAKRRKLL; encoded by the coding sequence atgGCTCAAAAGTGGTATTTCAACAAAGAAGAGTTGAAGAACTCTCCTAGTTCCAAGGATGGCATCAGCGCGGAGAAGGAGCTAGATCACAAACAACAAGCCGCTTACCTTATAACTGATTTGGGCAAGCGGCTAAAGTTGTCAGAAGTCTGTGTGCACACTGCCATTGTGTACATGCACAGATTCTTTATTCACCATTCATTAGCCAAGTTTCACCGGTATGAAATTGCCACGGCAGCGATTTTTCTGGCGGCAAAGGCGGAAGAAGAGCCACAAAAATCGCAGGCGGTCATCAGCGCTCTTCATGTCTGCCTCAACAAATACGAAGTTCACCAACTGGACACTACTTTTGCCAAGAACCAGGAGAAGGTCAAGGCACTAACTTCAAATGAGCAACTTCTTCTGGGAACACTTGGATTCAAGATGGGGGTTAGTCACCCTCATCATTACAACAAGAAATTCTGTGGGGAAATAAAAGCTTGCAAGGAATTATGCAAGATTTTCCTGCAGATGGCTAATTACACTTTACAGATGACGTCAATGTGCGTGAAATATAAACCGGCAGTTGTGGCGTCAttctgtatttattttaccatCCAATCATCGCAGTGGAAGATTCCCCAAGTCATAGACGGGAATCTTTGGTTTTGGCTCCTCGACACCAAAGTGACCTTCGATTTACTGATTAAGATGGACAGGGAGTTTAAAGCGGTTTTAGATAAAATGTCACCCAGGATAAAAAACCGGGTGAtgggattatttaaaaatccatcGGTCAAAGTGACTGCAGTGAATCGGATAGCGACGACCCCCAGTTCATCGGATCCAGAAATCGTTTCCGGTAACCCTGAAGTCGAGAAGCCAAGGACTCGACGAAAAATCAGCTATCACGAGTATCGTGATAgactgatgaagaaaaaatctgAATCAGATGGATCATCGACTTCTTCACCTCCTGATGTAGAAGTTCAGGATAATTCCATTGGAAGTACCTGCCAGCTTGTACCCTCAACTGAAGCGGATCTGGACCACAGCCGTAAGcatcaaaataattacgacATGGGCAGTATTTTGTGTTCTGCTAAGAGACGTAAGCTTTTgtag